A single genomic interval of Sceloporus undulatus isolate JIND9_A2432 ecotype Alabama unplaced genomic scaffold, SceUnd_v1.1 scaffold_5783, whole genome shotgun sequence harbors:
- the LOC121918199 gene encoding splicing factor 3A subunit 1-like — protein sequence MEDGPASKKLKSEDSLMPEEEFLHRNKGPVTVKVQVPNMQDKTEWKLNGQVLVFTLPLSDQVSVIKVKIHEATGLPAGKQKLQYEGIFIKDSNSLAYYNMTSGSILHLALKERGGRKK from the exons atggaagaCGGGCCAGCCTCCAAGAAACTGAAGTCTGAGGACAGCCTGATGCCCGAGGAGGAGTTCCTGCATAGAAACAAG GGTCCGGTCACCGTCAAGGTCCAGGTGCCCAACATGCAGGACAAGACCGAATGGAAGCTGAACGGTCAAGTGCTGGTCTTCACCCTCCCTCTATCGGACCAA GTCTCGGTCATAAAAGTCAAGATCCACGAAGCCACAGGGTTGCCTGCCGGGAAGCAGAAGCTCCAGTATGAG GGCATTTTCATCAAGGACTCCAACTCCCTGGCTTACTACAACATGACCAGCGGGTCCATCCTCCACTTGGCCCtcaaggaaagaggagggaggaagaagtag